Genomic segment of Gloeocapsa sp. PCC 7428:
ACTTCATAACCAAAATTAACAGCATGAACATCAGCTATTCGTTGTAAAAGAGCATAAATTTCTGTTGAATTTAAAGGAGTCAATCGAATCACTGGGCTGGAAATATCTTGCATACCAGCTTGTTTAACAAAACGGCTTTCTTTAGTGCGTCTTTGCCAAGCTGGGTTTTTAAAAAGCCCGCGATTGGGATCTTCTAAAAACTTTGGAGTACCACTTACAAAAATTCCTAAGTTTTCGACTCTACCCTGCATTGTATCATTAAAGATTGCTAGCAGTTTATCGTAATTCTTCTCGCGGGCGATCGCATTGGCAATCTGATATAAATGTACAGCTTCGTCGAGAAAAACTAAAAGCCCTTGATAACCAATATCCGCAGTAAATTTAGCAATGAGTTTAATGTAGTCGTACCAAGTATCATCGTCAATAATCACGCGAACTTCAGCTAATGCTGATTTTGCTTCCGTTTTAGTATTGAACTCACCGCGCAGCCAGCGTAAAGCTGCATTTTTCTGATCGTCATTTCCTAATCGGTATCCACGCCAATACGCGCTGATGACGTTACCAAAATCGAATCCGTGAACTAATCCTTCTATACTTGCAACAACTTCTTGAATGCGGGTTTCTACATAATCGTCAAAGCGATCGTCATTTGGGCGTGTTCCAGTTTCTTTTGCAACTTCTTGTTGAATTTTATTAATCCAACCCTCTAATATGGAAACTAACGCACCACCTTCGGGACGATTTTTGATCGCCATATTTCGCATCAATTCGCGGTAAGTTGCTAATCCTTCTTGATTTGTTCCTGCTAGTCGTTTTTCAGCAGATAAGTCAGCATCAGCTACGACAAATCCTTGTTCCATTGCTTGGTTGCGCAGTAGTTGCAACATAAAACTTTTACCTGAACCGTAGTTTCCCACAATAAAGCGAAATGCTGCACCTTTTTGTGCAACATCTTCAAAATTCTGCAAAAGACTTTTGATTTCTTTCTCTCTACCAACAGCTACATTGTCAATTCCGATTCTCGGTACGACGCCAGCACTCAAAGAATTAATAATAGCACTCGCAATTCGTTTACTGATTTTTGTGGACATTGAATTTAAATCTCTAAAGTAGTTAACTACTCATTATACCTTCATACATTTGAATGACTTGTTTCACATTTTCACGGTAATCTTCTACAATTTCTGCTTGTTCTGAGTCAAAATCGATAATGCGATCGCCAATTGTATCAATAGCGCACTCGTTAATATTATCAATCAAAATCGTCGGCATTGTTACTTTAGATTCGGCAATTTCTTTAATAATTTTGCTTGGATGATTTTGCTCTAAAATTGCTTTTAAAATCTGAACTTGATAGCCAGGAAGCTGTTCCATAAATTCCATCCATTCTTCTGGAAGTTCATGAGAAATTGTCACTTCTACTTCTGGTATTTCTAAGCTATCGATTAATTCTGAAAAAGGAAATAACTCTGTATCTTCCTGCTTATCGTCATCGCTTATTGGTTCTGCGATTAAAGCTTCTATCTGCTGGTGAAACTCTAGAATTTGGCTTTGTAGTTGATTTCGTTCTTCTTGTAAAGCGAGTAAATCGGCTTGTTGTTGCTCTTTTTTGAGTTGTAGTGTTTCTAAGCTAGCGCGTACTTCTTCTTTTTCTCCTTTTAGAGAGGTAAGTTTATTCTGGATATTGTTTTTGTATTGCTCTAATTTTTCTATTTGATTTTGCAAAATGTATGTTTTAAGTTCTATTTGCCGTTTTTGTTCTTTAAAACTTTGCAAATCAACTTCCAGTGCTACTTTTTCTGATTGCTGCTGTATTAGCTGCTTTTGAAGTTTATCTTGTTCTAGTCTTAATTCCTGAATCGCTTGATTTTCTTGATTATGTTGAGTTTTTAAGCTGTTAATTTGGATGTGTAAACTCTTTAATTGAGATGATAAAGCTGATTGTTGTTGATGTAAATTAGCTATTTCCTGCTCTAGAGCTTCTTTTTGTTGTGTTGTTACAGTAAAATCTCTATGTAGTTGTGCTAACTCTAAACGTAAGGCATCCGAATTTTGCTCTAATGCTTTCTTTTCAGTGAATACAGTTGCTTTTTGGTGTTCAAGTTCGCAGAGATTAGCGTGTAGACTATTTAGTTCTTTCTCTAAATCTTCTTTTTGTTCTTTTAAAATCTTTAATTCTTGTTGTAAATCATCTTTGTAGTGATGCCTTGCTTCAAATTGACTGCGTAGTTGATTGCACTCGGTTTGTAGATAATGAATGCTATTTTCTAATTCTTGTTTTTTAAAGTTTGCATTTGAAAGAATTCGATTCAAGTTAATTTCTTGGGCTTCTAGTTCATAAATTTTCTGGCGTTGAGATGATAAAACAAGTAATTCACGATTGTTTTGACGTTTGTCTACAACAATTGCTGCTGCATAAGTAGCAGGAAGAGTGATTAAACTAGTAAGTAACGCCCGATTTGCGTTTCTATTGGAGAGGAAGCTGATTCCGAAGCTGACACCAAAGGCAACTGCACCTAAAATGATTCGATTACTAACCATAGCGCGATCGCTTATCTTAATGGTTATGAAACTGCATCCAGATTAACAGATAGATTAGGCTTGAGAAGAACCAAAAACCGCTAATTCGGCTTTAAGAAAATCAATAAACTGTCGTGCGGTACGTCCCGATCGTCCATTATGCCGTGTTGCCCATTGCAATGCACGATATTCTAAATCTTCTTGAGACAGGGAAATTCCTGCTTGCGCCGCGAGATGACGAATGATACTCAAGTATGTTTTCTGATCTGCGGGTTCAAAAGTCAAAGTCAAACCAAAGCGATCGCTAAACGACAACTTTTCTTGCATAGTATCCCACACATGAACCTCTTCACGATCTCTAGCCCGTGGTCGATCGTCAAAAAATTCTCGAATCAAATGACGGCGATTCGAGGTAGCATAAACTACAACATTTTGCGATCGCGCAGTTAAATTACCTTCCAAAACAACTTTTAAAGCTTTAAATGCGTCATCATCTTCCTCAAACGAAAGATCGTCAACAAAAATAATAAACTTCTGCGGTAGATTCCGCAATTTTTCAACAATTTCCGGTAGATCTTTTAAATCCGACTTAGCAACTTCAATTAAACGCAGATTGCGCTTTTGATAGTGATTTAACAATGCTTTGACTAACGAAGATTTTCCCGAACCGCGACTTCCATAAAGTAGTACGTGCAATGCAGAATATCCAGATAAAAGAAACTCAGTATTGTTGAGCAAAGTTTCTTTTTGCAGTTCATAACCTACAAGTTGATCAAGTTGAATCGAATCTGGATGTGAAATACCAACAAATTCTCCAGCTTGCCAACGTAAAGCACGATTTGCAAATAAACCTGAACCAAATCTAGAGTAATAAACAGCTAAGTCTGATATAAGAGTTTCCCAATTTGCTGTTTGGTGGAAGGGAATTTCATAAGTTTCTTGCGTTTGAGTATCCCATACTGCAAGTGGCGTTTGTAATCCTGTGACAACTTGCACCCACTGACTCAAAGTATCGCTACTACATTGATAAAGACTCTGCAACGCTTGTAAATCTTGCTTAGCTGCGGCTAAGAGGGCTGGTGGTAAGGT
This window contains:
- a CDS encoding ATP-binding protein; this translates as MSTKISKRIASAIINSLSAGVVPRIGIDNVAVGREKEIKSLLQNFEDVAQKGAAFRFIVGNYGSGKSFMLQLLRNQAMEQGFVVADADLSAEKRLAGTNQEGLATYRELMRNMAIKNRPEGGALVSILEGWINKIQQEVAKETGTRPNDDRFDDYVETRIQEVVASIEGLVHGFDFGNVISAYWRGYRLGNDDQKNAALRWLRGEFNTKTEAKSALAEVRVIIDDDTWYDYIKLIAKFTADIGYQGLLVFLDEAVHLYQIANAIAREKNYDKLLAIFNDTMQGRVENLGIFVSGTPKFLEDPNRGLFKNPAWQRRTKESRFVKQAGMQDISSPVIRLTPLNSTEIYALLQRIADVHAVNFGYEVKLQKQDFQNFVQAVENRLGAEALLTPGEIVRDFIGVLNVIHQNPAIAFSQLIRGADLRLTSDKDDAAEFSL
- a CDS encoding tellurite resistance TerB C-terminal domain-containing protein; the encoded protein is MVSNRIILGAVAFGVSFGISFLSNRNANRALLTSLITLPATYAAAIVVDKRQNNRELLVLSSQRQKIYELEAQEINLNRILSNANFKKQELENSIHYLQTECNQLRSQFEARHHYKDDLQQELKILKEQKEDLEKELNSLHANLCELEHQKATVFTEKKALEQNSDALRLELAQLHRDFTVTTQQKEALEQEIANLHQQQSALSSQLKSLHIQINSLKTQHNQENQAIQELRLEQDKLQKQLIQQQSEKVALEVDLQSFKEQKRQIELKTYILQNQIEKLEQYKNNIQNKLTSLKGEKEEVRASLETLQLKKEQQQADLLALQEERNQLQSQILEFHQQIEALIAEPISDDDKQEDTELFPFSELIDSLEIPEVEVTISHELPEEWMEFMEQLPGYQVQILKAILEQNHPSKIIKEIAESKVTMPTILIDNINECAIDTIGDRIIDFDSEQAEIVEDYRENVKQVIQMYEGIMSS
- a CDS encoding ATP-binding protein; amino-acid sequence: MDTHVSHSIQTLRCQAASLLLYQSVLHNEVGQAFLHLLQSLSNGVNKINCLQAYGNYFKALAASNQSWQDYLIAQILRDDNPFSQQVQQTETLPPALLAAAKQDLQALQSLYQCSSDTLSQWVQVVTGLQTPLAVWDTQTQETYEIPFHQTANWETLISDLAVYYSRFGSGLFANRALRWQAGEFVGISHPDSIQLDQLVGYELQKETLLNNTEFLLSGYSALHVLLYGSRGSGKSSLVKALLNHYQKRNLRLIEVAKSDLKDLPEIVEKLRNLPQKFIIFVDDLSFEEDDDAFKALKVVLEGNLTARSQNVVVYATSNRRHLIREFFDDRPRARDREEVHVWDTMQEKLSFSDRFGLTLTFEPADQKTYLSIIRHLAAQAGISLSQEDLEYRALQWATRHNGRSGRTARQFIDFLKAELAVFGSSQA